One stretch of Chloroflexota bacterium DNA includes these proteins:
- a CDS encoding NAD(P)/FAD-dependent oxidoreductase yields MGKEERYDVVIIGAGHNGTTVAAYLAKCGVSVCLLEERPECGGAQETAEPIAGVRIQPHAIGNYGGSAPGWEQLELWRYGFRMDYNPREMVELALHANMLTSDGLVPVPEKDIMGWAKITGLLSDPPFYKDLMRATFWCPPHPPEVELNEHTIPYMQVYKQHQPDMWTKELLEMSLFDLMDEYIECEPFKVNQAYIALVSGAHGHMQGVGIPALCSVATVIPPAVAKPVASRGNMHGYYHAIFRCAVAHGTVVRTCCPVEEILVEHGRAVGVRLRDDATWGAKKIYANKAVISAVHIKPTFLDLLGTRHLDKGFLQRIKDLSLKGGSLYMTHYLTRERLRYRPKFRIKPPEEWGSFVGGFFPMDSRKIYFENVENVLGRQENLTIPPERAIWGMVAAELYDRTQPQSTRPGFHINGPLWMMVPTPEYNVDGLYAMDKKNDKKKWDEYMRQALSCVVENLDDDNLVRIFSDSPLEQEFRNTGMLGGSWYGIRCDRDEWWNERPLPELARYRVPQIEGLYLAHQSAAHPGGLCLMAVGYNLMHILIEDGIAKPGSWWYPSPWYIPQQGKISAAGR; encoded by the coding sequence ATGGGCAAAGAGGAGAGATATGACGTCGTAATCATAGGTGCGGGTCACAATGGCACAACGGTAGCTGCCTATCTGGCGAAATGCGGAGTGAGCGTTTGTCTGCTGGAAGAGCGCCCGGAATGCGGCGGGGCACAGGAGACTGCGGAGCCTATTGCCGGCGTGCGCATCCAGCCTCACGCCATAGGCAACTACGGGGGATCAGCCCCGGGGTGGGAACAGCTAGAACTCTGGCGCTATGGGTTCCGCATGGACTACAACCCGCGCGAGATGGTGGAGCTGGCACTCCATGCTAACATGCTGACCAGTGACGGGCTGGTGCCGGTGCCTGAAAAGGATATTATGGGGTGGGCCAAGATAACTGGCCTGCTCAGTGATCCGCCCTTCTACAAAGACCTCATGCGGGCCACCTTCTGGTGTCCACCGCATCCCCCTGAAGTTGAGCTGAACGAACATACCATCCCGTATATGCAGGTATATAAGCAGCATCAGCCGGACATGTGGACGAAAGAGCTGCTCGAGATGTCCCTATTTGATCTTATGGACGAATACATAGAGTGCGAGCCTTTCAAGGTGAACCAGGCATACATAGCCCTGGTTTCGGGAGCCCATGGCCACATGCAGGGAGTGGGTATCCCAGCCCTGTGCAGCGTGGCCACCGTCATTCCACCTGCTGTAGCTAAACCCGTCGCCTCTCGAGGAAACATGCATGGCTATTACCACGCTATCTTTCGCTGTGCGGTAGCTCACGGAACGGTAGTGCGCACCTGCTGTCCGGTGGAGGAGATTCTTGTTGAACACGGACGGGCCGTGGGGGTGCGACTTAGGGATGATGCTACCTGGGGTGCCAAGAAGATCTACGCCAACAAAGCCGTGATCAGCGCAGTTCACATCAAGCCCACATTCCTCGATCTCCTCGGGACAAGGCATTTGGACAAGGGTTTCCTCCAGCGAATAAAGGACCTCAGTCTCAAAGGGGGAAGCCTGTACATGACCCATTACCTCACCCGTGAACGGCTACGCTACCGTCCTAAGTTCCGGATCAAGCCACCTGAGGAGTGGGGTTCTTTTGTCGGTGGGTTTTTCCCCATGGATTCGCGAAAGATCTACTTTGAAAACGTAGAGAATGTGCTTGGTCGCCAGGAGAATCTCACCATCCCTCCGGAGAGAGCCATCTGGGGTATGGTTGCCGCGGAACTGTACGACCGCACCCAGCCCCAGTCCACCCGTCCCGGCTTCCACATTAACGGGCCGCTGTGGATGATGGTACCCACCCCCGAGTACAACGTGGACGGGCTATACGCCATGGACAAGAAGAACGACAAGAAGAAGTGGGACGAATATATGCGGCAGGCGCTCAGTTGTGTAGTTGAGAACCTTGATGACGACAACCTTGTCCGTATCTTCAGCGATAGCCCTCTGGAGCAGGAGTTCCGCAACACAGGGATGCTGGGAGGCTCATGGTATGGGATCCGTTGCGACCGGGATGAGTGGTGGAACGAGCGCCCACTGCCGGAGTTGGCTCGTTACCGCGTTCCTCAGATCGAGGGCCTTTACCTGGCCCACCAGTCAGCGGCCCACCCAGGAGGCTTGTGCCTCATGGCTGTGGGTTACAACCTGATGCACATTCTCATCGAGGATGGCATTGCCAAACCAGGTAGCTGGTGGTACCCCTCACCCTGGTATATACCCCAGCAAGGAAAGATATCAGCCGCAGGGCGCTAA
- a CDS encoding desulfoferrodoxin encodes MANQLGKRYRCEVCNTEVLCTKQGQGAVSCCGKEMTEQQPRPLPSSD; translated from the coding sequence ATGGCCAATCAGTTAGGTAAGAGGTACCGCTGCGAAGTCTGTAACACCGAGGTTCTGTGCACCAAGCAAGGTCAGGGTGCTGTTAGCTGCTGCGGCAAAGAAATGACAGAGCAACAGCCGAGACCATTGCCCTCTTCAGACTAG
- a CDS encoding NAD(P)/FAD-dependent oxidoreductase, with protein sequence MALPNQVAGGTPHPGIYPSKERYQPQGAKGKRRNTMAIEFKGFQHPQSFFEEFPPESEWDVIVIGAGPNGLITAAYLARAGLKVALVERRYEIGGGLATEEILYPGFYSNMHAIYHMMVDYMPVLRDFDLSRHGLVWINPNVQTAMVFRDGNSLLLTRMIEDTADSIHKFSTKDAVTFSKVMARWRQIVREIIAPATYLPPMPPVDTSIALQRTEIGREMLELTEQSPLEIITKTFENDRVRALLLYVSCMWGLDPRETGVGFFVPLLLDRGTNKNYCHGGSHKLAGSLGRAIVQAGGVILESSQVNKIITQKGAVSGVELWEGRTLFSKVIVSSLDPHTTFLDLVGKENLPVNLKAAVEGWKYDKWSLNTLHVVSEEAPRYACRDPWVNEAFMTIFGFESMDQILAHWDNVTAGKIDLKNFGGHATCESFWDKHLVRMPGNKEVSFFQMHAPYSIDGGWEKRGPEVEEAILSKWQKAAPNMKRENIVMTNQETPEDIVTRFPNMRRGGIKHGDYTPVQLGCLRPNQDCSSTKTPIDGLYVCGASTYPGGMVLGGPGYLAADKVAEDMGVKKWWKPTPIMEKYIKTYLE encoded by the coding sequence ATGGCATTGCCAAACCAGGTAGCTGGTGGTACCCCTCACCCTGGTATATACCCCAGCAAGGAAAGATATCAGCCGCAGGGCGCTAAAGGAAAAAGGAGAAATACCATGGCGATAGAGTTCAAAGGCTTCCAGCACCCCCAAAGCTTTTTTGAAGAGTTCCCCCCTGAGAGTGAATGGGACGTAATTGTCATCGGGGCTGGGCCCAACGGCCTGATAACGGCAGCCTATCTGGCCAGGGCTGGCCTCAAAGTTGCTCTGGTGGAGCGTCGCTACGAGATCGGAGGCGGCCTGGCCACGGAGGAGATCCTCTATCCGGGATTCTACTCCAATATGCACGCCATCTATCACATGATGGTCGACTACATGCCCGTCCTCAGAGACTTTGATTTGAGCCGCCATGGCTTGGTGTGGATCAATCCCAATGTTCAGACCGCCATGGTGTTCAGGGACGGCAACTCACTGCTTCTGACACGCATGATTGAAGACACGGCTGACTCCATACACAAGTTTTCAACCAAAGATGCCGTGACGTTTAGCAAGGTCATGGCAAGATGGCGCCAGATAGTCAGAGAGATAATCGCTCCAGCTACTTACCTGCCGCCTATGCCTCCCGTAGATACCTCGATAGCACTACAACGCACCGAAATTGGCCGAGAGATGCTGGAACTCACCGAGCAAAGCCCCCTGGAGATCATTACGAAGACCTTTGAGAACGACCGTGTTCGTGCTCTCTTGCTGTATGTCTCCTGCATGTGGGGTCTGGACCCCAGAGAGACCGGGGTCGGCTTCTTTGTGCCTCTGCTTCTCGACCGGGGTACGAACAAGAATTACTGCCACGGCGGTTCACACAAGTTGGCTGGTTCCCTAGGACGGGCGATCGTCCAGGCAGGCGGCGTGATTCTTGAGTCGTCGCAGGTCAACAAGATAATCACACAGAAGGGCGCTGTCTCCGGGGTCGAGCTTTGGGAGGGCCGCACCCTCTTCAGCAAGGTTATTGTCTCCAGCCTCGACCCGCATACCACATTCCTCGATCTCGTTGGGAAAGAGAATCTCCCTGTCAATCTCAAGGCCGCGGTTGAGGGATGGAAATACGACAAGTGGAGTCTCAACACGCTGCACGTTGTCTCTGAGGAGGCGCCACGCTATGCCTGCCGTGATCCATGGGTCAACGAGGCCTTCATGACCATATTCGGGTTTGAAAGCATGGATCAGATTCTTGCACACTGGGACAATGTGACGGCTGGCAAGATCGATCTGAAAAACTTCGGTGGCCATGCCACCTGCGAAAGCTTCTGGGATAAGCATCTTGTCCGCATGCCCGGTAACAAAGAAGTCTCCTTTTTCCAGATGCATGCTCCTTACAGCATTGATGGTGGGTGGGAAAAACGTGGCCCTGAGGTGGAGGAGGCCATCCTGTCCAAATGGCAGAAGGCCGCTCCCAACATGAAGCGAGAGAATATCGTCATGACCAATCAGGAGACTCCGGAGGACATTGTGACCCGCTTCCCCAACATGCGCCGCGGTGGAATCAAACACGGCGACTACACGCCGGTGCAATTGGGTTGCCTTCGCCCTAATCAAGACTGCTCCAGCACTAAGACACCCATTGATGGCCTCTACGTCTGTGGGGCCTCTACCTATCCGGGCGGTATGGTGCTCGGGGGACCAGGTTACCTCGCTGCCGATAAGGTGGCTGAGGATATGGGCGTTAAGAAATGGTGGAAGCCTACGCCTATCATGGAGAAGTATATCAAGACCTATTTGGAATGA
- a CDS encoding N-acetyl-gamma-glutamyl-phosphate reductase, whose amino-acid sequence MAKVAIVNVTSYMGAEVARLLCCHPHVQIVSVTGRSEAGKKLGEVLPHLAQIDLTIGIDPGEADVLFFSLPHKASAEAIVPLVGKGIRVIDLSADFRLKEPTEYQRWYDFTHPAPGLLRSAVYGLTELHRSQIKGSSLVANPGCYPTSAILALAPAVKERLIRPQIIVDSKSGVSGAGRTLSLQTHYAEVNESVSAYALEGHRHLPEMVQELGALQSSGQLSVTFLPHLVPMTRGILSTCYAELAAGKLPEGQRGIAELRQIYLDFYKGEPFVKVVGLSPQTKHTLGTNLCLIHPTIDLRTNRLVVISCLDNLVKGGAGQAIQNMNLMLGFPETLGLESLALYP is encoded by the coding sequence ATGGCAAAGGTAGCTATAGTTAACGTTACAAGCTATATGGGGGCAGAGGTAGCCCGTTTGCTCTGCTGCCATCCCCACGTGCAGATCGTTTCGGTTACCGGACGCAGTGAAGCTGGAAAGAAACTGGGAGAGGTTCTTCCGCACCTGGCACAGATCGATCTGACTATCGGTATTGATCCTGGGGAGGCTGATGTGCTTTTCTTTTCACTGCCGCACAAGGCAAGCGCCGAGGCTATTGTGCCGCTAGTGGGAAAAGGCATAAGGGTAATAGACCTCAGCGCTGACTTCAGGTTAAAGGAACCGACAGAGTATCAGCGCTGGTATGACTTCACCCACCCAGCCCCCGGGTTGCTCCGGAGCGCTGTCTACGGTCTGACTGAACTCCATCGCTCTCAGATCAAGGGATCGTCTTTGGTGGCCAACCCAGGTTGCTATCCTACAAGCGCCATTCTTGCTCTGGCTCCCGCAGTCAAGGAAAGGCTTATTCGTCCTCAAATCATAGTGGACAGCAAGTCCGGCGTATCCGGAGCCGGCAGAACCCTTAGTCTGCAAACACACTATGCCGAGGTCAACGAAAGTGTTTCTGCCTATGCTCTGGAAGGGCACCGCCACTTACCCGAGATGGTACAGGAATTGGGCGCTCTCCAGTCAAGCGGTCAGTTGTCGGTCACTTTCTTGCCTCATCTGGTGCCGATGACACGAGGCATCTTGAGCACTTGCTATGCCGAGTTGGCAGCAGGGAAGTTGCCAGAGGGACAGAGGGGGATTGCGGAATTAAGACAGATCTATCTGGATTTCTACAAGGGCGAGCCTTTTGTGAAGGTTGTGGGTCTGTCCCCGCAGACCAAACATACCCTGGGGACAAACCTTTGCCTTATTCATCCCACCATTGACCTGAGGACCAACAGGCTGGTGGTGATCAGTTGCCTTGATAATTTGGTAAAAGGGGGAGCAGGGCAGGCGATCCAGAATATGAACTTGATGTTGGGCTTTCCCGAAACCTTAGGACTGGAATCCCTTGCCCTTTATCCTTGA
- a CDS encoding endonuclease III — MTVGEILRLLRKEYGLRHWQPDRDPVSTLIATVLSQNTSDVNSKRAFDALIDRFSNWESVAAATVEQIAECIRLGGLAAVKAKRIKLILERIQEQRGRLDLSFLAELPLPEARSWLTQLPGVGPKTANCVLLFSLGKPALPVDTHVFRVARRLGLIDSRVSIGRAHELLENLMSPADIYAFHVLMIEHGRLICKAQRPRCHLCALQEPCPSDIHKHKG, encoded by the coding sequence GTGACGGTTGGCGAAATTCTCCGCCTCCTGCGGAAGGAGTACGGCCTGCGGCACTGGCAGCCAGATCGTGATCCGGTTTCCACCCTGATCGCCACTGTCCTTTCACAAAACACCTCCGACGTGAACTCAAAGCGGGCCTTTGACGCTCTAATTGATCGCTTCAGTAACTGGGAATCGGTGGCAGCGGCCACCGTTGAACAAATAGCCGAATGCATCAGGTTAGGCGGTTTAGCTGCGGTCAAGGCAAAGAGGATAAAGCTCATCCTGGAGAGGATTCAGGAACAGCGCGGACGCCTCGACCTGAGTTTCCTGGCGGAACTTCCTTTGCCTGAAGCCAGGTCGTGGCTGACGCAACTCCCGGGCGTAGGGCCGAAAACAGCCAATTGCGTGCTTCTCTTTTCTCTGGGGAAGCCAGCCTTGCCTGTGGATACCCATGTCTTCCGTGTCGCTAGAAGATTGGGGCTAATCGACTCAAGGGTGAGCATAGGACGAGCGCACGAGCTGCTTGAGAACCTCATGTCACCCGCAGATATCTATGCCTTCCATGTTCTGATGATCGAACACGGCCGGCTCATCTGTAAAGCTCAGCGCCCCCGTTGCCACCTCTGCGCGTTGCAAGAGCCCTGTCCCAGCGACATCCATAAGCATAAGGGATGA
- a CDS encoding TatD family deoxyribonuclease, with the protein MTLDKGNRKKMYRLVDSHAHLEELEDLDAALERARQTGVIAIIAVGSDYESNVHVLEIAAKYPNLVYPALGLHPGSLNKDILSLGHDLRFVEDKMEDVVAIGEVGLDYDKRVVARAGKDRQKEAFRGVLTLAKRYNKPVIIHSRYAWRDSLTLAEGAGVGKAIFHWYTGPTNILKDILDGGYFVSATLAAEYHAEHRRAIKETPLQNLLLETDCPVVYRGHQAEPADVSRVLQAAAELKGLSPDTVAEATTENALRLFRLPGIK; encoded by the coding sequence ATGACACTGGACAAAGGGAACAGGAAGAAGATGTATCGGCTGGTTGATTCGCACGCTCACCTGGAGGAACTGGAAGACCTGGACGCAGCCCTGGAAAGGGCCCGCCAGACCGGGGTAATAGCTATTATTGCCGTTGGTTCAGATTATGAATCGAATGTCCATGTGCTGGAAATAGCGGCAAAATACCCGAACCTGGTGTACCCAGCACTAGGGTTGCACCCTGGTAGTTTGAACAAAGATATCCTATCCCTTGGGCACGACCTTCGGTTCGTTGAAGACAAGATGGAAGACGTAGTAGCCATAGGTGAGGTAGGGCTGGACTATGACAAGAGGGTGGTAGCTCGTGCTGGCAAAGACCGGCAAAAGGAAGCCTTTAGGGGTGTCCTGACCTTGGCCAAACGATACAATAAACCAGTGATAATCCATTCCCGATACGCTTGGAGGGACTCCCTCACCCTGGCAGAGGGTGCCGGGGTGGGGAAGGCCATCTTCCACTGGTACACCGGCCCGACAAACATTCTGAAGGATATTCTAGATGGTGGGTATTTTGTCTCTGCCACCCTGGCCGCAGAATACCATGCGGAGCACCGCAGAGCCATAAAGGAGACGCCCTTACAGAACCTGCTGCTGGAAACAGACTGTCCGGTGGTATATAGAGGCCATCAGGCGGAACCGGCTGATGTCAGCCGCGTTTTGCAGGCCGCCGCCGAACTAAAGGGACTATCGCCAGATACAGTAGCCGAGGCCACCACGGAAAACGCTCTGCGGCTTTTTCGACTTCCAGGGATCAAATAG
- a CDS encoding SDR family oxidoreductase, giving the protein MDLGLKGKVAIVTGGARGIGKATVEAYAREGANVVIGDMLLDEAQAVAKSVSKGGVKAIAVKCDVSKKADADNLAATALKELGKIDILFNNAGFAVPKLFVEIDEKDIDRVLGVLVKGVFLCTQAVLPHMIEKNHGKIINTCSIAGLEGMENSSIYSAAKFAVLGLTESLAKEMAANKINVNAVCPGFTRTHFYDPVITLLGMSPDDSQARETIEQMLGPKSLFGKMIDPEDIAAAVLFLSSDISSSMTGTYINVSGGARMP; this is encoded by the coding sequence ATGGATCTGGGACTCAAAGGTAAGGTGGCCATCGTAACCGGTGGGGCAAGGGGTATTGGCAAGGCGACCGTCGAAGCTTACGCCAGAGAAGGGGCTAATGTGGTGATCGGTGATATGTTACTGGATGAGGCACAGGCGGTGGCGAAAAGTGTATCGAAAGGCGGGGTAAAGGCGATAGCCGTAAAGTGTGATGTGAGCAAAAAAGCCGACGCCGATAACCTCGCGGCTACTGCCTTGAAGGAATTGGGCAAGATTGACATTCTGTTCAATAACGCCGGGTTTGCCGTGCCGAAGCTTTTCGTTGAAATCGACGAAAAGGATATTGACAGGGTTCTTGGTGTTCTGGTCAAAGGAGTGTTTCTTTGTACCCAGGCAGTTCTGCCACATATGATAGAAAAGAACCACGGTAAGATCATTAATACTTGCTCCATAGCTGGCTTAGAAGGGATGGAGAACTCCAGCATATATAGCGCCGCCAAGTTTGCTGTCCTCGGCCTGACAGAGTCTCTGGCCAAGGAGATGGCAGCTAACAAGATCAATGTGAATGCGGTTTGTCCTGGTTTCACACGCACCCATTTCTACGACCCCGTGATTACATTGTTGGGTATGTCGCCGGATGACTCCCAGGCAAGGGAAACCATAGAACAAATGCTAGGTCCAAAGAGCCTCTTTGGGAAAATGATTGACCCCGAAGATATTGCCGCTGCTGTCTTGTTCTTAAGTTCTGATATTTCAAGCAGTATGACCGGAACCTACATCAATGTCAGTGGTGGCGCCAGAATGCCTTAA
- a CDS encoding methylmalonyl-CoA epimerase, with protein MAMERVLKVGIAVKDLNEAYRLFTEALGLTPGGIGPFEPAGMRGALCHLDDFSIELMEPLRPGSPIAKFIERHGEGLQHISLKVPNLEEAISQLKKKGIEFIQETPLEGEYRSKRARSVFVNPRSFHGVPVQLVELS; from the coding sequence ATGGCTATGGAGAGAGTGCTGAAAGTCGGCATAGCGGTGAAAGACTTGAATGAAGCGTACAGACTATTCACCGAGGCATTAGGACTAACCCCTGGAGGTATAGGGCCATTCGAGCCCGCCGGAATGAGAGGCGCCCTCTGTCACTTGGATGATTTTTCTATTGAACTCATGGAACCCTTGAGACCAGGTAGCCCGATAGCCAAGTTCATTGAGAGGCATGGTGAAGGGTTGCAGCACATCAGTCTTAAGGTTCCAAACCTGGAAGAGGCCATTAGCCAGTTGAAGAAGAAAGGAATAGAGTTTATCCAGGAGACTCCGCTTGAAGGCGAATATCGCTCCAAAAGAGCAAGGTCTGTCTTTGTTAACCCTCGCTCATTTCATGGTGTGCCTGTCCAACTGGTGGAGTTGTCCTAA
- a CDS encoding BzdV protein codes for MDDITLTINGQTVTAKRGGTILEAASAAGIYIPALCAYPGLKALAEEVPDRACQLCLAEVGSRVLLSCTTPVSQGMVVQTETPRVQELRRKHLKAILRRHPTACFTCDRRERCSPFDICLRQVAVEDRCIVCPENGNCELQRAVDYVGVDELPPYTPKKLPVRTDSPFFVRDHNLCILCERCVRVCQDIRGVKAIEFAYPCYKACPAGIDIPRYVRLVARGRHSAALAVIRETVPFPGSLGRVCIHPCETACQRGKVVEQAICIRMLKRFADDNSDHSWKERAKRLAPTRKSVAVVGAGPAGLTAAYYIGKLGHKVTVYEALPEPGGMMRVGIPEYRLPRNILSREIEEIKSVGVDIKLNARIESLDPLFDKGYKAIFVAVGAHEGMKLGVEGEDLPGVIESAEFLRRANLGEKVNVGQRVGVVGGGNVAIDAARISLRLGAKKVTIFYRRTRAEMPASPEEIDAALEEGVEIMYLVAPSKVSREDSILKLESIRMELGEPDASGRRRPIPIKGSEFVIELDTLIAAIGQRPEVPPGFNVKVERGNVLKVDDNLRTTREGVFSGGDCATGPASVIEAIAAGRKAAEAIDRYLGGKGDISESLVDPEEAMYWLDADLPQEKIAAFSHLSPEVAIRSFDEVEHGLAEEMAVAEALRCLQCHVITPPDELLLQDANCQFCGACVDACPTGALVEVSSRWSGLPDREVKTTCPYCGVGCQLNLEIKKEHIVKVVPSRDGGPNKGQACVKGKFGLDFVHDPSRLTSPLIKRNGEFVQATWMEALELVADKLKKYRDGRFATISSARCTNEDNYVIQKFTRAVMGTNNIDHCARL; via the coding sequence ATGGACGATATTACTCTGACGATAAACGGGCAAACGGTTACAGCTAAACGGGGTGGAACCATTCTGGAGGCGGCTTCAGCAGCCGGGATTTACATCCCTGCACTGTGTGCCTATCCTGGCCTGAAGGCGTTAGCTGAAGAGGTGCCTGATAGGGCTTGCCAGCTCTGTCTGGCAGAGGTGGGCAGTAGAGTTCTGCTGTCCTGCACTACGCCGGTCTCCCAAGGGATGGTAGTTCAGACTGAGACGCCAAGGGTGCAGGAATTGCGGCGAAAACACCTGAAAGCCATACTGCGGAGGCATCCCACTGCTTGTTTTACCTGTGATCGACGTGAGCGATGCAGTCCTTTCGATATCTGTCTTCGCCAGGTTGCCGTTGAGGATCGGTGCATCGTCTGCCCTGAGAACGGTAACTGCGAACTGCAAAGAGCAGTGGACTATGTTGGCGTAGATGAGCTTCCTCCTTACACCCCAAAGAAACTGCCTGTTCGAACCGACAGCCCTTTCTTTGTTCGAGACCATAACTTGTGTATTCTCTGCGAGCGCTGCGTCCGCGTCTGCCAAGACATAAGGGGAGTGAAAGCTATCGAGTTTGCCTATCCGTGCTACAAGGCCTGCCCTGCCGGAATAGACATCCCTCGCTATGTGCGGCTTGTCGCCAGAGGAAGGCACAGTGCTGCTTTGGCGGTGATTCGGGAGACGGTCCCCTTTCCTGGTTCACTAGGTCGGGTTTGCATTCACCCCTGCGAGACTGCTTGCCAGCGTGGCAAGGTGGTGGAACAAGCGATATGTATCCGAATGCTGAAGCGCTTCGCTGATGACAACAGTGACCATTCCTGGAAAGAGAGAGCCAAGAGGCTTGCGCCCACAAGAAAGAGTGTAGCGGTGGTGGGAGCGGGGCCAGCAGGCCTGACTGCTGCCTACTATATAGGCAAGCTAGGCCATAAAGTCACTGTCTATGAGGCCCTACCCGAACCTGGTGGCATGATGCGTGTCGGTATCCCTGAATATCGCCTGCCCCGCAATATACTCAGTCGCGAGATCGAGGAGATCAAGAGCGTCGGCGTAGACATCAAGCTAAACGCCAGAATCGAGTCGCTGGACCCACTTTTTGATAAGGGATACAAGGCCATCTTTGTGGCTGTCGGGGCTCATGAAGGAATGAAGTTGGGGGTTGAGGGTGAAGACCTGCCTGGCGTCATTGAGTCAGCAGAGTTCCTGCGCCGTGCCAATCTGGGCGAGAAAGTAAATGTGGGGCAGAGGGTAGGTGTAGTCGGAGGGGGGAATGTGGCTATTGATGCCGCCCGTATTTCTCTCCGCCTCGGAGCGAAGAAGGTAACGATCTTTTACCGCCGCACGCGGGCTGAGATGCCAGCCAGTCCCGAGGAAATCGATGCCGCCTTGGAGGAGGGTGTGGAGATCATGTACCTGGTGGCTCCTTCCAAGGTAAGTCGGGAGGATAGCATTCTCAAACTGGAATCGATCCGCATGGAATTGGGTGAACCCGATGCCAGCGGGCGACGTCGCCCCATCCCCATCAAGGGGAGTGAGTTCGTTATCGAGCTAGATACGCTGATTGCCGCCATTGGGCAACGCCCGGAGGTCCCGCCAGGCTTCAATGTCAAGGTGGAGCGAGGCAACGTATTAAAGGTGGATGACAATTTGCGGACAACCCGTGAGGGGGTTTTCTCTGGCGGCGATTGCGCCACCGGGCCAGCTTCAGTTATCGAAGCCATAGCTGCTGGCCGAAAAGCAGCTGAGGCTATTGACCGTTACCTCGGTGGCAAAGGAGATATCTCGGAATCTCTTGTTGACCCAGAAGAAGCCATGTACTGGCTGGACGCGGATCTGCCACAGGAGAAGATAGCTGCCTTTTCCCACCTTTCTCCCGAGGTTGCCATCAGGAGCTTTGACGAGGTGGAGCATGGGCTGGCCGAAGAGATGGCCGTGGCTGAAGCCTTGCGCTGCCTCCAGTGCCATGTGATCACCCCTCCTGACGAACTCTTGCTCCAAGACGCTAATTGCCAGTTCTGCGGTGCTTGTGTAGATGCCTGCCCCACCGGTGCGCTGGTCGAGGTCAGCAGCCGCTGGAGTGGCTTGCCTGACCGTGAAGTAAAGACTACCTGTCCCTATTGTGGCGTCGGCTGTCAACTCAATCTCGAGATCAAGAAGGAGCACATCGTAAAGGTCGTTCCGAGCCGAGATGGCGGCCCCAATAAAGGGCAAGCCTGTGTCAAAGGCAAGTTTGGCCTTGACTTTGTGCATGACCCCAGCCGCCTCACCTCGCCACTGATCAAGCGGAATGGGGAATTCGTTCAGGCAACATGGATGGAGGCCTTGGAGCTTGTGGCCGACAAGCTGAAGAAGTACCGAGATGGCCGGTTTGCCACCATATCCTCGGCTAGGTGCACGAATGAGGATAACTACGTTATCCAGAAGTTCACCCGCGCAGTGATGGGCACCAACAACATTGACCACTGTGCCCGTCTCTGA
- a CDS encoding histidine phosphatase family protein, which yields MWCYNPLAQGGDLLTRIFLIRHGQTAWNEGQGERLRGRADIPLDEIGVRQARATAARLAQWPVAAVYTSPLRRALSTASILAEPLKLQPQPQGGLIDIDYGRWQGLSLDEAASDDNDLYRLWLESPHLVRFPHGESLEQVRERAIAAVRGLVPLHAGESIVLVSHKVVCKVLVCALLGLDIPHFWRVQQDLCAISIFEADKDPCTVVKLNDTCHLDKLR from the coding sequence CTGTGGTGCTATAATCCACTTGCTCAAGGAGGCGATCTCTTGACCCGTATATTTTTGATCAGGCACGGGCAGACGGCGTGGAACGAAGGCCAGGGAGAAAGGCTTCGGGGGAGAGCCGATATCCCGTTGGATGAGATAGGCGTCAGGCAGGCCAGGGCAACAGCAGCCAGGTTGGCTCAGTGGCCAGTGGCGGCAGTCTATACCAGCCCCCTGAGAAGGGCTTTGAGCACAGCATCTATCCTGGCTGAACCTCTAAAACTGCAACCGCAGCCCCAGGGGGGACTGATCGACATAGATTACGGAAGGTGGCAAGGGCTTTCTCTGGACGAGGCAGCCTCCGATGACAACGATCTCTACCGCCTCTGGTTGGAGAGTCCTCACCTGGTCAGGTTTCCCCATGGTGAGAGCCTGGAACAAGTCCGGGAGAGGGCGATTGCCGCTGTAAGAGGCCTGGTACCACTGCATGCCGGCGAATCCATTGTTCTGGTGTCACACAAGGTAGTGTGCAAAGTGCTGGTTTGTGCGCTTCTGGGATTGGATATTCCCCATTTTTGGCGGGTACAGCAAGACCTCTGTGCAATCAGCATCTTTGAAGCGGACAAGGATCCCTGCACAGTGGTCAAACTGAACGATACCTGCCACCTTGATAAGCTGCGGTGA